The sequence below is a genomic window from Silene latifolia isolate original U9 population chromosome 7, ASM4854445v1, whole genome shotgun sequence.
TTTCATGGCAGTGCTTGTATCGGCCCATAACGGTGTCGACCATAGCATGCACAGTCCTGAGCCATCTATGCCCATGGACATGGACATGAACCATAACCATAGTGGTTCGAGTTCATTGTCATCGTCTTTCATTGCATTGATCGTTGGATTTGCTGCTTTCGCTTTCTCATTCGCAAGGATTTGAACGTGATTTATAATTTGAAGGAAATATATTGCTTGACATTGTTAAGTTTGATTTATTTATGTTGGTTCTTTAACTTTGTTGTTGCAGGTTGCATTGGTTTGACGCAACCTGCTAACACTTTGTTCTGTTTTGTTTTTCAACAAGTGTGCAGTATTCTTGTATCATGAATTTATGGTCGATGTTGGTGTCTGGCTGCGTTCGAACTATCTAAATTCaccatttaaaatttattttttatgaAATATATTTGTGTTGACTTGTGTAGTTCATACATTTATAATTCATAATACATTTTTTTAtgttattttattaaaattatgtttttaaCATAAAAATGGCAACGAAGGATCTTAATTATGAACGGAGCTAGCCCCAGTTTTTCATAATACATTGCATAATTATCATCAATTATCAGTCAAACGCCCCAGACTTAATAATTGAGGCTTAGATATTTACCTACGAAATCAATAGTTTAAATCTCGGTCCCTCTTATTATTTACTCTAAGACGGCAAGTGAAAATGGGACACTTGAGTGACCTATTTAAGCTATGCATTTTATGCCAGTAGTTTGTTTTATTACTGTCATATGCCTAATAGTAGACTCATCTTTAACAAAGCTGTTACTATCTCAAACTacccaaaattcccaaatttgggATCTTTTTACCTCAGGTAATTAAATGAGAGGCACAATTTTCAACTGAGCACCTGAGAAATACCAGGAGATAGTATATCAGTAAACAGATCATATCTTCAGAAAACACCCATCAATATATGAACAGTAAAAAAATTAAATGTAGCAGTGCAATAAATTTACTGCTACTGCCTGAGTGACTGATTGCATCTCAGTTTTGGATATTAAACTCTCATTTCAGGCGGTGTTATACGTTTGAAATTAAAACGGATAATATGTGACAATTTTACGATAAAATGTGAATATTTTCTGATCAGTTCATTATCATAAAATGGtaattttaattataattttttcTCATTAATTTGTCACTTTTTGTTACGAAGTATAAATGGTGACACTTTTCTCATTTTAAGCTAAAACCGTCATAAAAGAGGCTTGCTGCAGTTTCGGAAATTAAATTCTCATTCAACCAAACAAATTTACAGTGTACAATACCAAACTCAATAAATACTTCTACTAATGCTACTAGTACTACTATTACAATTACATCTCCCTGTCAAACAAAATTATTTCACCaataaaaactaaaaaaaaaaattaaaaatccaCTCATTTTTATGCTATTTATAGTACTCTTCCTAGGCTCCTATGCTACACTTCCTTGATCCGAGACGTCTTCGTAGTAATACGGTGTTAGTTTACCGTCTTTGACAACAGAGTTCGTATGGTGTTCACCGCTCACTTCGAGCAACATTTTTACGACTCTCCTCATTGATGGACGGTTGATCGGGAGAGGGCTGGTGCAAAGAAGTCCTATGTTTAGGAATTTGCAAATTTCTTCCTTGAAGCATGAATCGAGTTTTGGGTCAAGCACATGGTCAACGCCTTTCTGGTCCATGGTGGTGCATACCCACTTGACCAAGTCCTTCTCGCCGTATTCTGGGTCCACGGGTCGTTTTCCTGTCACTAACTCGAGTATTACTACTCCAAAGCTGTATGTGTCGCTCTTCTCGTTGACTCGGAGTGTATATGCATACTCTGCATCACAAGTAAATTCCAAAGCTGATAATCAAAACAATAgccgggaaaaaaaaaaaacagttcaaAAAACCAGACGCGATGATCAAACATTTCTACGAAACCATACGATTTATTTTGCCGGGTCCAACACCCAACATTGTCCTCAACCCGCTATTTAAGGGTCAGGATCCTCTTCATTTCCGGTCCAATTCCTAACATACGtattttaaattattattattactcctCCACCACATCAATCACTTGCACCGTGGACAGTTAAGAGGAAACGGAagagaaatggagaggatctaaATCGACAGACGGGTATTTAATACGAAGAACGAAAACATAAATAAGGCCAACATGggtattataattataaaatgacAAGATTAATATTGAAAAGAAAGTTCTTTTGACATGTCAAACAAGGCAACTGTGAAATGGTTCTTTAATTATCCTTTACTGAAAATACCAGAACAGCATTTGATAAACATCAGAAACCAACCATTAATATTTCATACTTTCAGTTCTACTTTGATATGACATTCAACAACTATAATTCTTAATTTAGTTCAATTATTTTTCTGACAATAATTGCAAGGATTAATATCTTTCCTCTTTAATAAATTCTTTATCTTATCTTCATTTCTGGTTTTAACTTTTATTAAGAACATTATGCTTATGACAGAGAATACTATAACAAAAATAGGTAGATTTCAGGAATAATATTGCTAATAAAAAAGTGTTCGAAAAGAGTAACTTGAAATCGGAAAACGGTTTATCAACGAAATCTCGAGTCTCgtataagaccgtctcacatttAAAAGTGTACTCCGTAATCTGTACTACCTACCGTAATCCTCGACCATCCTCCGTTTCTGGTTTCAATTTCTACCAAAAATGATCTAAAAAGGGTAACTTGAAATCGAAAAACAATTATCAACAAAATCTCGAGTCTTGTATAAGACAGTCTCACATGCAAATATGTATCCATTGTACCGAGTACTGGCATTAATCTTGAAGAATCGGCACAGTCGAGTTAAAATAGACAGAATTCACGAATAAAAGGCAAGCAAAAATAATTTGAGGTTCGTTATCAGCAAAATCTAGAGTCTCGTATGGTACCGTCTCACATGTAAATATGAGTACCGACACTAATCCTTGAAGATTCCGCATTTGTAGAGTAAATTAATTGAAATCATATGTAAAAAGGCCATGTATATTAATAAAAATGGGTAAAAGGCACTAACCAGGAGCTATGTAGCCACAAGATCCGGCAATGACCGACATTGATTTGGTCCCTTTACCAATAGCATCAACCACCTTCGCCACCCCGAAATCCGCCACCTTGGCACCAAAATTGCCATCCAACAAAATATTATTAGACTTGATATCTCTATGCACAATTGGAGGAACACAATCATGATGCAAATAAGAAAGACCCTCGGCGGAATCAAGCGCAACCCGAAACCTAGTCGGCCAATCCAATAATCCCGCTTTCGGACCGTGTAACAAATCACCTAAACTACCATTAATCATATACTCATAAACAAGCAGTTCACAATCCTTTGTCTTACAACAACACCATAACCTCACAATATTCTTGTGCCTTATCTTCCCCAACGTCTCCACCTCGGCCTCAAATCCGTCATCATTAACAACACCCTTCTCGACATCACCACCATTAGTGACCTTTTTCGACGAGCCCCACAGTTTTTTGACGGCCACCGTCTCACCATTGCTTAGTACAGCCTTGTACACCTTACCAGAAGCACCGGTACCTATGACATTGTCTTCGTCTAAGCAATCTAAGATCTCGTATTCACTAAAACCGAGTTTATGGAACGACATTAATGTCCATTTAGACCGATCAATTGATCTTTTCGCTTGCTTAAAGTTTTTGTACTTCCAATAAAACCAAACTACCCCAACTACGAAAATAATCGCAGCAACAACAAAGATCAATCGTAACACCCAAATATAACCTTGTTTCTTCCCTTCCGTCTTACTCTCACATAATCCCGAAATATCCCCACATAATCCCGGATTCCCTACAAACGAACTCTTATAAATCTCCTTAGCAAAAAACGGTGGGAGATCGCCAATAAGACGATTATTCGACAAATTAAACTGATTTAACTTCAAATTCTCAAGTTCATCAGGAACACGACCCGAAAATAGATTATTCGATAAATCAAGGTAATTAATCGACAAATCCCCGATTTCACTCGGAATTTCTCCGCTAAACCGATTATTAGCTAAATTAAGATCACTGAGTTTCCTCAAATTCTTAATTCCAACCGGAATTTCTCCACTTAATTGATTACTATGCAAATCTAAGATCCCTAATTCACCCAAATTAACTATATTCACCGGCAACGGCCCCGAAAACTTATTATTACCCGCAATCAAACTCCCTAATTTTTCCAAAAACCCTAATTCCGCCGGAACCTCGCCGGAAAACTCATTATTCGCAATCAACAACTGCGAAACATTCATCGCCGACGATATCGATTTCGATATCGTCCCCGACAGATTATTATCATTAAGTTCTAATAATGTAACATGAGGTAATCCCCAAACACCCGCTGGAACTTCGCCGGAAAATTGATTATTGCTTAATCTAACCCTAGATAAACTCCGACATTCCGACAAACTCGCCGGAATTTCGCCGGAAAATTGATTATGAATCAACAACAATTGATCTAATTCCCCCTTTGCGCATATATTAGGCGGAATTGAACCGGTTATATTATTATTCGATACATCGATTAAGTTCAGCGGCGAGTTTTCCCCCATTTTTCGAGGCAACTCGCCGCTCAACCGATTCGAAAACAACTTCAACTCGTATAAATTTTTCGATTCCGCTAAACTTTCAGGAATTGTTCCCTCCAGATTATTCTCGTAGAGGTTGAGGGAGGCGAGTTGAAGCTGAGTCAACTCGTCCGGAATCGTTCCGTTGAGTTTATTCATCGACGCGTCGAGGTACCTCAACGAGTTCATCTCCTTCCAACCGAGTCTCGGCAACTCGCCGGTCAACTCGTTACCGTAAAGCTCAATCTGAACTAAACTCGTCAACTCAGTGAGTTCACTCGGTATCGACCCAGTCAACCCGTTGTTCGACACGTCAAAATTGAGCAGACTCTTCAACCCGCTGAGTGAACTCGGAATCTCCCCAACTAAATTACAGAACGCCGCCCAGAAAACCTCGAGCTCCGCCATGGTACCGAGTTGATCACTGAGTTGACTCGGCGCGAACGGGTTGTAGCTCACATTAAGCTGCTTCAACGTGGAAATGTTAAACAAAACATTCGGGAAAGTTCCGTCAAGGAGGTTACTCGTCAACGAGATAACCCGAAGGTTCTGGAAGGTTCCAAAAGATTCCGGAACATTGCCGGAAAAGTTATTACCACTAAGGTCAAGGTACTCGAGGTTCGGGAGTGAAGCCATAGATCCGGGAATCTCCCCAACGAGGAGATTCTGTCCGAGGCTAAGGTGACGAATACTTAGACATGTCGAGATATCCATGGGAAGGGAAGAGTTGATGAAGTTATCGTAGAGGATTAGTGTGGTTAGTGAATGGAGACGACATAAGATTAACGGAAATGGACCGGAGAGATCCGAACTGGTTAGGTCGATGGAAGTGACTGAACCCGGTTGGGTTTGGGAGCAGGTGATGCCGGTCCAGTTGCATGGAGTGTCGTCACGTGGGTTCCAGGTTGAGAAAATATGGGTCGGGTCGGATAGGGATTTGGTTAGTTGGAGAAGGTAGAGACCGTCTTGGTTTAAGGAGTGTGTTGAGATAGGAAGGTTGAGGATGGTGATGGAGAAGATGAAGATGGTGAAGAGGAAGGTAGGGAGCATTTTCATGGTGGTGTGAGAGGAGGAGTGAGCATGGAGGAACGTGGTAGTTGTTTGGTTTTGAAGTATGAACGTGGTGAGTTGGTGACTGGTGACTGGTGAGTGTTTGTTATATACTCGTAGTAAAGTAACTGAATTTGAAAAAATTTACGGTTTATATGAGTGGtgttttgaaatttaaattttacTCACATACATTATTTTTACTGGAAAAATGGGATAGCGTAATTCAACTTCATTCACTTTAGTTTGCTTGGTTTAACTTTATTTCGGCTAGTAAagttaaatttaatttagttgagttTAACTTTTTTGAGCCGGATAAAAAGTTGTACATTGGCTAGAATATTAACCAATGAATAATCAGTGATATTGATTTTTAGCATTGCCATACTAAAACTCAATAACAAATGGTGACACTAATTTTTTTATggttaatgataaatacaacccagtggTACTGGATTGTATTTAAGaaaccaaaaaaagaaaataaattcttaatatatactccctcctattcttctttttcttcctctttggttggggcacaaatattaaggaggataataaaatatgaattgtgagttgggtggggttt
It includes:
- the LOC141592903 gene encoding uncharacterized protein LOC141592903 — encoded protein: MKMLPTFLFTIFIFSITILNLPISTHSLNQDGLYLLQLTKSLSDPTHIFSTWNPRDDTPCNWTGITCSQTQPGSVTSIDLTSSDLSGPFPLILCRLHSLTTLILYDNFINSSLPMDISTCLSIRHLSLGQNLLVGEIPGSMASLPNLEYLDLSGNNFSGNVPESFGTFQNLRVISLTSNLLDGTFPNVLFNISTLKQLNVSYNPFAPSQLSDQLGTMAELEVFWAAFCNLVGEIPSSLSGLKSLLNFDVSNNGLTGSIPSELTELTSLVQIELYGNELTGELPRLGWKEMNSLRYLDASMNKLNGTIPDELTQLQLASLNLYENNLEGTIPESLAESKNLYELKLFSNRLSGELPRKMGENSPLNLIDVSNNNITGSIPPNICAKGELDQLLLIHNQFSGEIPASLSECRSLSRVRLSNNQFSGEVPAGVWGLPHVTLLELNDNNLSGTISKSISSAMNVSQLLIANNEFSGEVPAELGFLEKLGSLIAGNNKFSGPLPVNIVNLGELGILDLHSNQLSGEIPVGIKNLRKLSDLNLANNRFSGEIPSEIGDLSINYLDLSNNLFSGRVPDELENLKLNQFNLSNNRLIGDLPPFFAKEIYKSSFVGNPGLCGDISGLCESKTEGKKQGYIWVLRLIFVVAAIIFVVGVVWFYWKYKNFKQAKRSIDRSKWTLMSFHKLGFSEYEILDCLDEDNVIGTGASGKVYKAVLSNGETVAVKKLWGSSKKVTNGGDVEKGVVNDDGFEAEVETLGKIRHKNIVRLWCCCKTKDCELLVYEYMINGSLGDLLHGPKAGLLDWPTRFRVALDSAEGLSYLHHDCVPPIVHRDIKSNNILLDGNFGAKVADFGVAKVVDAIGKGTKSMSVIAGSCGYIAPEYAYTLRVNEKSDTYSFGVVILELVTGKRPVDPEYGEKDLVKWVCTTMDQKGVDHVLDPKLDSCFKEEICKFLNIGLLCTSPLPINRPSMRRVVKMLLEVSGEHHTNSVVKDGKLTPYYYEDVSDQGSVA